The DNA region CAGGAGCGCTTCACGACCTGTCCCGATTGCCATCGGGTTTATTGGGAGGCGACCCATGTTGCCAAGATTCGGGAGAAGCTTCATCAGCTGATTTTTGATTCTGAAGAAACCTTCCCCCTTTGAAAAAGGGGGATCGAGGGGGATTTTGCGGCGGCTTTTTCGATTCGAGAAGCTCGTTGTTGTGCGGCGGTTTTTAAATCCCCCCTGCCCCCTTTTTCAAAGGGGGGTTCCACTTTTAGTATTGTGGGACGCAGACGCCCTGGAAATAGGGCGGGGCTTGGCAGCGGCAGCCGGCGGAGCAGTCGACGTTGGAGAAGCACGGCGTGCCGCCGGCGCAGTAGACGCAGAAGACCGGCGCGGGCTCAAAGGCCAAAAGGCCGGCCAATACGAGAACCACCATCAGCAGAGCCTTCTTCATCTCGGCTCATTGTGGGCGCTTGGAATGGCAGGGTCAAGAGACCGCAGATTTACCTTAACGGGCCGGATTGGCCAGAGTAAAATGAGCCACCCAAGATAGGAGCTCCCATGAAAGCCATTCTCCCATTGTTTGCCGCGTTGAGCTTGATCCTGGCCGGCGGCTCGATCGCCCGGGCCGACGACAACCTCGATCCGCCCGATGTCCTGCAGAAAAATCAGGGCCCCGGCAATATCGACGCCACCGCTCCGGCCTTGAACAAGAAACCGCCGGCCGCGCCAGTGCCGACGGCTTCGCCCCTGCCCAAGCCGCCCGAGAAAAAGAAATCGGGCTATTAAAATCGTGGTAGGCTTGGCGATGTGAAGCCCAAGCTGTCCACCGAAACCGGGCCGGAAATCACCCAGCGCTTGGCCGCCAAGGCTTTCCGCAAGAGACTATTGGTGTTTTTCGGCGCCGCCTGCGCCGCTTTTCTGCTGGGCTTCCTCGGCTATATTTACGCATTTCGTCCAAGCGGCCCGATCGACTCCGCCCTTCATTCCGGGCTCCCGCTCTTCTTGGTGCCGGTGATCCTGGTTCTCGGAATCTTGGCCGCCCTGCTGATGCGGCCCTCGCTGCAAGCGCTGAAAGCCCTCGACGTGGCGGTGCTGCTGCTGGTTCTGCTCAGCCTAGCCCTGTCCAACCTCCGGATCGAGGGCCGCTATTCCATCCCGCTGCTCTACGGCGGCTTGCTGCTCTGGCACGCCACCGTCGTTCCCTGCCGATTCGCCCTACAGGCGGCCCTGGCGCTCGCGGCCTTGGCCGCCTTCGTGCTCGGCCAATGGGGCGAAACCCGGCTCGGCTTCGACGGGCTGGAGCTGGGCCTCCTGCTCGGAATCTCGCTGGCCATCAGCCGGACCACCGAGCGCTCGCAGCGCAGCCTCTTCGAGGCCCAATCCTACGGGAACTATCGCCTGCTGAAGGAGCTGGGCACCGGCGGCATGGGCCGGGTCTACGCGGCCGCCCACTCCTCGCTCTGCCGGCCCACCGCCATCAAGGTGATGGAGCCGAAAAACGGCCAAGATCTCGACAGCGCCATCGCCCGCTTCGAAAAGGAGGTCCGCCTGTCGGCCACCCTGACCCATCCCAACACGATCACGATCTTCGACTACGGCAACTCCGAGGCCGGCGGCTTCTTCTACGCGATGGAGCTGCTCGATGGGATGGATCTCCAAAGGCTGGTCGAGCGCTTCGGCCCCTTGCCGGCGGCGCGGGTGGTCCCGATCCTGCTCCAGGCCAGCGCCGCCTTGAGCGAAGCTCACAGCAAGGGGATCATCCACCGCGACATCAAGCCCTCGAATATTTTCCTGTGCCGCCACGGCGGCATGGCCGACTTCGTCAAGGTCCTGGACTTCGGCCTGGCCAAGGAGCTGCGGAGCAAAAATACCGCCGAGCTGACCCAGTCCGGCGAGCTGCTCGGCACCCCGCGCTACATCGCGCCGGAGAGCGTGGGCGAAAAAGGGACCGTCGACGCCCGCACCGACATCTATATGCTGGGCTCGGTCGCTTACTGGATGCTGACCGGCAAGGCGCCCTTTGAGGATGCCTCCGGCGTCGACGTCATCGTCAAGCACCTGACCGAGGCTCCGCGGCCGCCCTCCCAGGTCACCGAGCTTCCCATCCCGCCGGAGCTGGAAAAGATCGTGATGCGCTGCCTCGAGAAGCGGAAGCAAGACCGCTTCCAGAACGTCGGCGAGTTGTCGCGGGCCCTCCAAAACCTCGCCCTGGAAGAGACCTGGGACCAGGAAAAGGCCCAGGAATGGTGGAAACTGCACTTCGCGCCGACCGAGAGCCCGGCCGCGGCCGGTCCCAAGGCCCCTCCGGCTCCCGGCCTCCGCACCCTCTGCCCCCGCCGGGCCGGCTAGAGATTTCGCTTTGGCCGCCGGCCGGCGGGATTTAAGCTCCCCAAATGGCGATGTGGCGCCGCTTTTACGATTGGCTGGACTTCCGCCCCGAAGAGGCTCGGGCCCTTTGGCTTTCCTTCGCCGGCGCCTTCCTGATCGTCGGCTTCATGATCCTGGCCCGCTCGATCCGCGAAGCCCTCTACCTCGACGCCTTCGACGTCAAGTCCCTGCCTTACATCACCCTGACCGTCGTGGTCTTGGGCTTTCCCACCGCGTCGTTGTTCTCTTTCTTCCTCTCGCGACATTCGACCCAGCGGGTGCTCAACATCATCGTGCTGATCGTGCTCGGCGGCTTGGCCTTGCTTTGGCCGATCGCCCACCTGCACCGGATCACCGTGATTTTCTTCTACCTTTGGACGGCGCTGGCGACCTTGGTCCTGACGGCCGGGTTTTGGATCGTGGTCAGCGAGCATTTTCCGATTCGCGGCGCCAAGCGGCTCTACGGCTTGATCAGCGGGGGTGGCACCGCCGGAGCCTTGGTCGTCGGGACCGCGCTGCGCCCCTTGACCAAGAGCATCCCGGTCTTTGGCCTTTTGCCGATGGTGATCGGATTGCTCTTCCTTTTCTGGCTGACGATCGTTTTTCTGCCCAAGGTTTCCGAGTCCCGCGAAGAAGCGTCCGCCCAAAAGCCTTCCCTGGGCCAGCAAATCCGCTTGGTGTGGAATTCGCCCCACCTCTCGGCCATCGCGGTCGTCGTCATCACGGCAACCTTGGCCTCGACCCTGCTGGATTTTCAATTCAAGGAATTCGTCAAGGAAGGCCTGCAAGACAAGCAGGCGATGGCCGGCTTCTTCGGGGCCTTCTACGGCTGGACCGGCGGCGTCGCCTTGCTCATCCAGATCGTCCTGACCTCGCGGCTGCTCTCCAAGCTGGGCGTCGGATGGACGATGTCGATCCTGCCGGTCATCCTGCTGGCAGCCGGCGGCAGCCTCCTCTTCATCCCCAGCCTCTACTTGGTCACCGGTTTCCGCGGACTCGACAATTCCTTGCGCAAGTCGCTGCACCGCTCGGCCATCGAAGTCCTCTACGTGCCGGTCCCCTCGCTGCTCCGGCGCAAGACCAAGACCTTCATCGATTCGGTCCTCGATTCGCTGGCCGAGGGCTTCGGCGCCCTCTTGATCTTCTTCACCGTCACCTGGGGCAATATCCCTTCGCGCTATCTTTCGATCTTCATCCTGGTTTCAGCCAGTCTCTTCTTTCTTCAAACCCTGCGGATGGACCGCCGCTATTACAAAACCTTGGTCCAACGCCTGAAAGAAGGCGAGGAAGAAGCCGCGGCGGTCTTCGCCGAGGAAAGCCGCTATGGCCAAGATCTGCTCGATGCCTCCTTCAGCTCGATCGACCTGCGGAAGAGCCTGGAGAAGAAAGGGATCGTCTTCGAAGACCGCTCCAGCCACCGGCCGCCGGAGCCGGAATCGAAACCGGCCGAGACCAAAGGCGCGAATGAATCCGAAGACCGGCAGGCGATCTTGGGCTCGAACGACTCCGAAAAAATTCGCCGGCTCCTGGAAAGCGAGTCGACTTGGGAGCCGGCCCAGGTCCCCGCCTTGGTTCGGCTGCTGGTCCGCGACAACCTCTACCATCAAGCCGGCCAAGCCCTGGCCAAGATGGGCGAGCCCTGCCTCGAACCCTTGATTCAATACCTGGGCGACGAGAGCAACGACTTCGTCATCCGCCGGCGCATTCCCCAGATCCTGGCCCGGCTCGATTCGGAAAAGGCCGAAGCGGCCCTGCTCGATGCCCTGTTCGTCGAGCGTTTCGAGATCCGCTACCGCGCCGCCGTCGCCCTGATGAAGCGCTGCCAATCGGAGCTGAAGCACTTGCCGAAGGAAGAGAAAAAAGAGCTCCTGTGGAAGGCGATCCGCTACGAGGTCAACCACGAGAAGCCGGTCTGGGAGATGCAGCAGATCCTCGACGAGCTGGACGAGGAGGAGCGCGACGATTTTCCCCAGCATCTCGAAGCCCGGGGCGAGCTGAGCCTCGAGCACGTTTTCCGGATGCTGGCCCTTATTTTCGATCCCCGGCTGATCCGGACCGCCTTTCAAGGCCTTCAGGTCGAGGACCCCAAGCTGCGAAGCTTCGCCCTGGAATACCTCGAGCAGATCCTGCCCGACGACGTCCAGGAGAAGCTCTGGCTCTTCATCGGTGACGTCAGCGAATCGAAGAAACGCAAGGCCCAGCGGCCGCTGGAGGAAGTGGCCCGGGAGTTGATGGAAACCGGCGCCACCCTGTTCATCGACAAGCAAGACCGGGAAAAGCTCAAGGTCGCGCTGGAGAAGGCTCAGAAGGAGTAGGTGGCGTTCTGTCATCCTGAGGAGCAAAGCGACGAAGGATCCGCGACTGCCCAAGGCAGATGGTCTACATTGGGTAGTCGCAGATCCTTCGCTGCGCTCAGGATGACGTTCTACCGATACCGCCGATTCAGCCCCAAAATCCGCAGCTCGCCCGATTTCTCCAGGATGACGTCGACCGCCGGTCCCCAGAATTCCTCGCCGCTCCGCCGGGTCTCCAGCTGAAGCAAATAGGTCTTCTCCGGCTTCATCCGTCCCAATAGATCGGCTGGCAGGCTCGCGCTCGGCGCTTGGGTCTCGGTCCAATCGAGCAAATCGTAGGCCCCGCGGTCTTGGATCACCCGGTAGCGATAAGTCGCCGAGCCGGCCGGCGCCAGCCCCGCCTGGACCAGTAGGTCGTCGAAGGCCAAGGCCTGGCCCTCGGCCGCCGGCTCCAGCCGAAAATTATCCAGCGGATTGACCCGGCTGAGCCAATAGCTGCCGATCTTGTTCCGACGCTCGATCAAGGTCTTGGCGATGTAATCGGCGGCCTCGGGGTCGGAGTAGCGGCCTTCGGCCACGATGGCCCGGATGTCCTCGTCGCTCAGCTTGGTCAAAATCTTGGCCGCCCAAAAAGCATCGCGATAAGTCATATTCTGGAAGCCGGGATGAGGATAGGCCGGCCGCCATTTCGCCGGTTCGAAGTATTTGGATTCGTAGATGCCGACCGATTCCATCCCCGGATCCTCGACTCGCTCCCAATCCGGCTGGTAAGCGCCGAAGGAGAAAAAGGAGGCGCCGACTTTCTTGAGATTGAAGCGGTAGTCGTCCAAGTGCTCCTTGGCCTTGGGCTTTTGGCTGGCGCTGCCCAGGCTGTTGCCGAGGTCCAGCATGTAGTGCCGAACATAGCCCTTCTCGCCCGGCCCGGTCTTGATGAAGGTGTCGAGGGTGTTGGCTTCTTTGGTGTCGGAATTGTTGAGCAGGGCCGAGACCACGGCGTAGCCGCGGAGCTCGCGGCGGTGTTCGTGGGGCATGTGGTCGTTTTTGTCGCTCCAACGCCGGCCGCGCCAAGTCGTAGGCCCCAGGATTTTGCCCTCGATGATCTTGCTGGCCAGGGCCCGATAGCGGCCGTCGCCCTTCTCGGCGATCCGGCGGAACAGGGCCTCGAGGTCGGCTTGGGCGAAGGGAATGGTCTTGCCGTAGCGAGTTTTGGTGGTGGCTCGGGGCGAGATTCGCAGGATGTCGGGGTGGAATTCGACGATGTAATTTTCGGCGAGGTTGTAGCCCATCGCGTAGACGATCTTGGTCGCGATCGTCTCGGCCGCCGACACCAGCTCGGGCGAGCCCGGCGGATCGAATTTGAGCAAGTATTTGTCGCCCCGGCTATCCTCGATCATGATCCCCGGGGTCTTGCCCTCGGTCTTGGCCCGGACCACGGTCCAAGGCCCCTGGGGATCGGGCCCGGTC from bacterium includes:
- a CDS encoding protein kinase, translating into MKPKLSTETGPEITQRLAAKAFRKRLLVFFGAACAAFLLGFLGYIYAFRPSGPIDSALHSGLPLFLVPVILVLGILAALLMRPSLQALKALDVAVLLLVLLSLALSNLRIEGRYSIPLLYGGLLLWHATVVPCRFALQAALALAALAAFVLGQWGETRLGFDGLELGLLLGISLAISRTTERSQRSLFEAQSYGNYRLLKELGTGGMGRVYAAAHSSLCRPTAIKVMEPKNGQDLDSAIARFEKEVRLSATLTHPNTITIFDYGNSEAGGFFYAMELLDGMDLQRLVERFGPLPAARVVPILLQASAALSEAHSKGIIHRDIKPSNIFLCRHGGMADFVKVLDFGLAKELRSKNTAELTQSGELLGTPRYIAPESVGEKGTVDARTDIYMLGSVAYWMLTGKAPFEDASGVDVIVKHLTEAPRPPSQVTELPIPPELEKIVMRCLEKRKQDRFQNVGELSRALQNLALEETWDQEKAQEWWKLHFAPTESPAAAGPKAPPAPGLRTLCPRRAG
- a CDS encoding Npt1/Npt2 family nucleotide transporter, producing the protein MAMWRRFYDWLDFRPEEARALWLSFAGAFLIVGFMILARSIREALYLDAFDVKSLPYITLTVVVLGFPTASLFSFFLSRHSTQRVLNIIVLIVLGGLALLWPIAHLHRITVIFFYLWTALATLVLTAGFWIVVSEHFPIRGAKRLYGLISGGGTAGALVVGTALRPLTKSIPVFGLLPMVIGLLFLFWLTIVFLPKVSESREEASAQKPSLGQQIRLVWNSPHLSAIAVVVITATLASTLLDFQFKEFVKEGLQDKQAMAGFFGAFYGWTGGVALLIQIVLTSRLLSKLGVGWTMSILPVILLAAGGSLLFIPSLYLVTGFRGLDNSLRKSLHRSAIEVLYVPVPSLLRRKTKTFIDSVLDSLAEGFGALLIFFTVTWGNIPSRYLSIFILVSASLFFLQTLRMDRRYYKTLVQRLKEGEEEAAAVFAEESRYGQDLLDASFSSIDLRKSLEKKGIVFEDRSSHRPPEPESKPAETKGANESEDRQAILGSNDSEKIRRLLESESTWEPAQVPALVRLLVRDNLYHQAGQALAKMGEPCLEPLIQYLGDESNDFVIRRRIPQILARLDSEKAEAALLDALFVERFEIRYRAAVALMKRCQSELKHLPKEEKKELLWKAIRYEVNHEKPVWEMQQILDELDEEERDDFPQHLEARGELSLEHVFRMLALIFDPRLIRTAFQGLQVEDPKLRSFALEYLEQILPDDVQEKLWLFIGDVSESKKRKAQRPLEEVARELMETGATLFIDKQDREKLKVALEKAQKE